The following proteins are co-located in the Planococcus plakortidis genome:
- a CDS encoding DUF6904 family protein: protein MLSMKTTPNHTGVKISGDYFDLDELNQAIYKVIGKEGEYHGYEGSRLRILGVSYEIRHAVQGDRNVEFVFNGLHEHTKKQHGFIAPDKNIYFSAEVLWPELLYAAYALRDFVRLYSDKRGGLLADPYAPVIAKFQALVLECLQGHVPDEEYAKILEAFSKSPAVNDYAIQYVDLLNLKYIGMTKQQREKSLSAIAMKLTLRDREYQAFRKQVIDAATPEKRAIHEIGIQAEYPEQVEW, encoded by the coding sequence ATGCTAAGCATGAAAACGACGCCGAACCATACCGGCGTCAAAATCAGCGGAGACTATTTCGATTTGGATGAACTGAACCAGGCCATCTACAAAGTCATCGGCAAAGAAGGCGAATACCATGGCTATGAGGGATCGCGCTTGCGGATCCTCGGCGTTTCCTATGAAATCCGCCATGCCGTGCAAGGCGACCGCAACGTCGAGTTCGTCTTCAACGGTTTGCATGAGCATACGAAAAAACAGCACGGCTTTATCGCACCCGACAAGAACATTTATTTCTCGGCGGAAGTGCTATGGCCAGAGCTTTTGTATGCCGCTTATGCACTCCGTGATTTCGTCCGGCTATACAGCGACAAGCGCGGCGGCCTGCTTGCTGACCCCTACGCGCCGGTAATCGCGAAATTCCAGGCGCTCGTCCTAGAATGCCTGCAAGGCCATGTGCCGGATGAAGAATATGCAAAGATCCTGGAAGCGTTCAGCAAATCGCCGGCGGTCAACGATTACGCGATCCAGTACGTCGACCTGCTGAACTTGAAATACATCGGCATGACCAAACAGCAGCGCGAAAAGAGCCTGTCCGCCATCGCCATGAAACTCACTCTACGGGATCGTGAATATCAGGCATTCCGCAAACAAGTCATCGATGCGGCCACTCCTGAAAAACGGGCGATCCATGAAATCGGCATCCAGGCCGAATACCCTGAACAAGTCGAATGGTAA
- a CDS encoding amino acid ABC transporter permease, translating to MFELFGTVFEVFMRTYPGFLEATVVTLQLTAVGVILGTLIGLVFALMKISGSKILQGIANVYITIIRGTPLIVQIMFLYFGIVEIYTMSNFWAGAIALGVHNGAYIAEIFRGAIQGVDPGQREASMSLGMNRKQTMQRIVFPQALRRSIPPLGNQFIITLKDSSLVYIIGVAEIFSLANREAAQSFQPFESFIVVALYYLVLVMIFTYLLRWYENRLDVDKT from the coding sequence ATGTTTGAATTATTCGGGACAGTTTTTGAAGTATTCATGCGCACATATCCGGGCTTCCTTGAGGCTACGGTCGTCACGCTCCAATTGACAGCGGTCGGCGTCATCTTGGGGACGCTCATCGGTTTGGTGTTCGCCTTGATGAAGATTTCGGGATCCAAAATCCTTCAAGGCATCGCCAATGTCTATATCACGATCATCCGCGGTACGCCGTTGATCGTGCAGATCATGTTCCTGTACTTCGGGATCGTGGAAATCTATACGATGTCGAATTTCTGGGCAGGCGCCATCGCGCTCGGCGTCCATAACGGCGCCTATATCGCGGAGATTTTCCGCGGGGCGATCCAAGGGGTAGACCCAGGGCAGCGCGAAGCGAGTATGTCGCTCGGGATGAACCGCAAGCAGACGATGCAACGGATCGTGTTCCCGCAGGCGCTGCGCCGTTCCATCCCGCCGCTTGGCAACCAGTTCATCATCACGCTGAAAGATTCGTCGCTTGTCTATATCATCGGTGTCGCGGAGATTTTCTCCCTCGCCAACCGGGAAGCGGCCCAATCATTCCAGCCGTTTGAATCGTTCATCGTCGTTGCGCTTTATTACCTGGTGCTCGTCATGATCTTCACATACTTGCTGCGCTGGTATGAAAATCGGCTTGATGTGGACAAAACCTAA
- a CDS encoding AraC family ligand binding domain-containing protein, whose amino-acid sequence MEKKETPYVLDGKAKKSAAVLQTANAKVINIQLRKGEAIPEHNADAEVVIVVRKGRVQFTSDGKTVEATAENILHLAPMENHRLLAAEDSDLLVFQINV is encoded by the coding sequence ATGGAGAAGAAGGAAACCCCGTATGTATTGGATGGGAAGGCGAAGAAAAGCGCAGCTGTGCTGCAGACGGCCAATGCCAAAGTGATCAACATCCAATTGCGCAAAGGGGAAGCCATCCCGGAGCACAATGCGGACGCAGAAGTCGTGATCGTAGTGCGGAAAGGGCGTGTGCAGTTTACATCAGATGGCAAGACAGTGGAGGCAACAGCAGAAAATATCCTGCACCTGGCCCCGATGGAAAATCACCGGCTGTTGGCAGCGGAAGACAGCGACTTGCTGGTATTTCAAATCAATGTGTAA
- a CDS encoding DUF779 domain-containing protein yields the protein MTERVIATDAALELINTLKEKHGPLMFHQSGGCCDGSSPMCYPKGDLMVGDQDVLMGVVGDSEFYMHKSQFDYWSHTQLIIDAVPGRGGMFSLEGAEGKRFLTRSRVFTEEENEELQNR from the coding sequence ATGACAGAACGGGTAATCGCGACGGACGCCGCCTTGGAGCTGATCAACACATTAAAGGAAAAGCACGGACCTTTGATGTTTCATCAATCGGGAGGCTGCTGTGATGGCAGTTCGCCGATGTGCTATCCAAAAGGTGATCTGATGGTGGGGGACCAGGACGTATTGATGGGTGTCGTCGGCGACAGCGAGTTTTATATGCATAAGAGCCAGTTTGACTATTGGAGCCACACGCAATTGATCATCGATGCCGTGCCAGGGCGCGGTGGAATGTTTTCGCTCGAAGGGGCAGAAGGGAAGCGATTCCTGACCCGATCGCGCGTCTTTACCGAGGAGGAAAACGAAGAACTCCAAAATCGATAA
- a CDS encoding aminoglycoside N(3)-acetyltransferase translates to MSDLFQILNTPDFQSKDSLKQQLQELGVAAGDHLIVHSSLKSMGWIAGGAQAVVEALMEVITPEGTLAMPSQSADNSDPIYWMAPPIPENWHQPTREQMPAFDPDLTPMRGMGKIPECLHRHPATIRSPHPTHSFIAWGRLAAEWMAEQPLEDSFGPSSPLGKMMNHPVKILLIGTGFDSCTALHYAEFIQPERTTSPQGAAMYVNGERQWVTYDCVDMDSDRFPEIVKDFPGIITRGVLGQAETQLTEMRPLVEFAIDWLKRHPVRSEKDGLNTP, encoded by the coding sequence ATGTCTGATCTTTTTCAAATCCTGAACACACCGGATTTCCAATCTAAAGATTCTTTGAAACAGCAATTACAAGAACTCGGGGTTGCAGCAGGCGACCACCTCATCGTCCACTCCTCATTGAAGTCGATGGGCTGGATTGCCGGAGGCGCGCAGGCGGTCGTTGAAGCCTTGATGGAAGTCATCACTCCCGAAGGCACACTTGCCATGCCTTCACAGTCTGCAGACAATTCCGATCCGATCTACTGGATGGCACCGCCGATTCCTGAGAATTGGCATCAGCCGACACGCGAGCAGATGCCGGCCTTTGATCCTGACCTGACGCCCATGCGCGGGATGGGAAAAATACCTGAATGTCTCCATCGCCATCCAGCGACGATCCGAAGCCCGCATCCGACCCACTCATTTATCGCCTGGGGACGCCTTGCCGCTGAATGGATGGCGGAACAGCCGCTTGAGGATTCGTTCGGCCCATCCTCGCCCCTTGGAAAAATGATGAACCACCCCGTGAAGATCCTGCTGATTGGCACTGGATTCGATTCATGTACGGCGCTCCACTATGCAGAATTTATACAGCCGGAGCGGACAACATCCCCGCAAGGCGCAGCGATGTACGTCAATGGAGAGCGGCAATGGGTTACGTATGACTGTGTTGATATGGATTCAGACCGCTTTCCGGAAATCGTTAAAGACTTTCCGGGAATCATCACAAGAGGAGTTCTCGGACAAGCTGAAACACAGCTCACTGAAATGCGACCGCTGGTGGAATTCGCCATCGATTGGCTCAAAAGACATCCTGTCCGTTCGGAAAAGGATGGATTGAACACGCCATAA
- a CDS encoding carotenoid biosynthesis protein produces the protein MKWEDRIFKLFIFWYICGVILLSFDLLPSWLEWANAFFLILAGTLGFLYLWRRFGPAIGGSAGVLIFFSTFIVEWAGADSGFLFGSYDYTDRFAPNIFGVPIAIGFAWLMVMATSHVIARWIVPRGGLLYAITGGIAAVIIDLIIDPVAYQVKGYWLWEDTGFYYDIPWTNFTGWFIVAFTLHLILDLAFKKQGLKVSAGQAEKRMALLYVLMIALFVLLGMIGGLWLAAALTSVLTAAIVALAWKRRPQ, from the coding sequence GTGAAATGGGAAGACCGGATTTTCAAGTTATTCATTTTTTGGTATATCTGCGGCGTCATCTTGTTGAGTTTCGATTTATTGCCATCCTGGCTGGAATGGGCCAATGCCTTCTTCTTGATCCTTGCCGGAACGCTCGGATTCCTTTACTTATGGCGTCGTTTCGGCCCGGCGATCGGCGGGTCGGCCGGCGTGCTCATTTTCTTTTCGACCTTCATCGTCGAATGGGCCGGGGCAGACAGCGGTTTCTTGTTCGGCTCCTATGACTACACCGACCGCTTCGCCCCGAATATCTTCGGGGTGCCGATTGCGATCGGTTTCGCATGGCTCATGGTCATGGCGACCAGCCACGTCATCGCCCGTTGGATCGTGCCGCGCGGCGGCCTTCTTTACGCGATTACCGGCGGCATTGCGGCTGTCATCATCGACTTGATCATCGATCCGGTCGCCTATCAAGTGAAAGGCTATTGGCTATGGGAAGATACAGGATTCTATTATGATATCCCGTGGACCAATTTCACCGGCTGGTTTATCGTAGCATTCACCCTCCACCTCATCCTTGACTTGGCATTTAAGAAACAAGGGCTCAAAGTGTCAGCGGGGCAGGCCGAAAAGCGCATGGCCCTTCTCTATGTGTTGATGATCGCCCTTTTCGTGCTGCTCGGGATGATCGGCGGATTGTGGCTGGCAGCCGCATTGACTTCCGTCCTGACGGCAGCGATTGTCGCTTTGGCGTGGAAGAGGCGCCCGCAATGA
- the adh gene encoding aldehyde dehydrogenase — MVYAIPNTEGAKVNFKEQYDNYINGKWQAPKNGQYFENLSPVNGKVFTKVARSSAEDVEAALDAAHAAKEAWGKTSTTERGNILLKIADRMEENLEMLAVAETWDNGKAVRETLNADLPLAIDHFRYFAGAIRAQEGGISQIDNDTVAYHFHEPLGVVGQIIPWNFPLLMAVWKLAPALAAGNCIVLKPAEQTPVSILVWAELVGDLLPPGVVNIVNGFGIETGKPLASSPRISKIAFTGETTTGRMIMQYASQNLIPVTLELGGKSPNIFFKDVMDQDDAFLDKAVEGFVMFALNQGEVCTCPSRALIQEDIYEEFMKRALKRVEEIKTGNPLDPATMMGAQASTEQLEKIQSYLEIGKQEGAEVLAGGDRNRMEGDLSEGFYIQPTVFKGDNKMRIFQEEIFGPVLAVATFKTKEEAMEIANDTLYGLGAGIWTRDTNTAYRFGRGIQAGRVWTNCYHQYPAHAAFGGYKMSGFGRENHLMMLSHYQNTKNMLVSYSEDKLGFF, encoded by the coding sequence ATGGTATATGCAATTCCAAACACAGAAGGGGCAAAAGTAAATTTTAAAGAGCAGTACGATAATTATATAAACGGCAAATGGCAAGCGCCGAAAAACGGCCAGTATTTCGAAAACCTTTCGCCGGTAAACGGCAAGGTATTCACGAAAGTGGCGCGTTCAAGCGCTGAAGATGTCGAGGCGGCGCTGGATGCGGCACACGCAGCAAAAGAAGCATGGGGGAAAACGTCCACGACAGAGCGCGGCAATATCCTCCTGAAGATCGCTGACCGCATGGAAGAGAACCTGGAGATGCTGGCTGTAGCCGAGACCTGGGACAACGGGAAAGCGGTCCGTGAAACCCTGAATGCCGATTTGCCGCTCGCAATCGACCATTTCCGTTATTTCGCGGGCGCGATCCGCGCGCAGGAAGGCGGAATCAGCCAAATCGACAACGATACGGTCGCTTATCATTTCCATGAGCCACTAGGCGTGGTCGGCCAGATCATTCCTTGGAACTTCCCGCTGCTCATGGCGGTATGGAAATTGGCCCCGGCGCTTGCGGCCGGAAACTGCATCGTCTTGAAGCCGGCTGAACAAACACCGGTCAGCATCCTTGTATGGGCTGAATTGGTCGGTGACCTGCTGCCTCCGGGTGTGGTCAACATCGTCAACGGATTCGGGATCGAAACAGGCAAGCCGCTTGCCTCAAGCCCACGTATCAGCAAAATCGCCTTCACAGGCGAAACGACGACTGGCCGCATGATCATGCAATATGCGTCGCAGAACCTGATTCCGGTAACGCTCGAACTGGGCGGGAAATCACCGAACATCTTCTTCAAAGATGTCATGGACCAGGACGATGCATTCCTTGATAAAGCAGTGGAAGGGTTCGTCATGTTCGCATTGAACCAAGGCGAGGTATGCACATGCCCATCCCGCGCATTGATCCAGGAAGACATCTACGAGGAATTCATGAAGCGCGCCCTCAAGCGCGTGGAAGAAATCAAGACCGGCAACCCGCTGGATCCGGCCACGATGATGGGAGCCCAGGCATCGACTGAGCAATTGGAGAAAATCCAATCCTATCTTGAAATCGGAAAGCAGGAAGGCGCAGAAGTGCTGGCAGGAGGAGACCGTAACCGAATGGAAGGCGATCTTTCGGAAGGCTTCTACATCCAGCCGACAGTCTTCAAGGGCGACAACAAAATGCGCATTTTCCAGGAAGAGATTTTCGGGCCGGTACTTGCGGTCGCGACATTCAAAACGAAAGAGGAAGCGATGGAAATCGCCAACGACACGCTTTACGGACTTGGAGCGGGCATCTGGACGCGCGATACGAATACGGCTTACCGTTTCGGCCGCGGCATCCAAGCTGGCCGTGTATGGACAAACTGCTATCACCAGTACCCTGCACACGCAGCATTCGGCGGCTACAAAATGTCCGGATTCGGGCGTGAAAACCACTTGATGATGCTCAGCCATTACCAGAATACGAAGAATATGCTCGTCAGCTACAGCGAAGATAAGCTTGGATTCTTCTGA
- the rluF gene encoding 23S rRNA pseudouridine(2604) synthase RluF, translating to MRINKFLSETGITSRRGADKFIEAGRIEINGQKAELGSKVEPGDEVRVDGKVIQQPKRAYVYLALNKPVGITSTTERHIEGNIVDFINHPERIFHVGRLDKDSEGLILMTNDGDIVNEILRAEHEHEKEYIVTVDKPVTDEFLEKMESGVEILDTVTLPAKAERIAKHVFKLTLQQGLNRQIRRMCSALGYEVKRLQRIRIMNIRLGNLKAGEWRDLTEEEKQELFRQLDYQPKR from the coding sequence ATGCGAATCAATAAGTTTCTCAGCGAAACAGGCATCACTTCCCGCCGCGGGGCGGATAAATTCATCGAAGCCGGCCGCATCGAGATCAATGGCCAGAAAGCGGAGCTCGGCAGCAAAGTCGAACCCGGAGACGAAGTACGCGTCGACGGCAAAGTCATCCAGCAGCCGAAGCGTGCTTACGTTTACTTGGCGCTGAATAAACCGGTCGGCATCACCAGCACGACCGAGCGCCACATCGAAGGCAATATCGTCGACTTCATCAACCATCCTGAACGCATCTTCCATGTAGGGCGGCTCGATAAAGATTCAGAAGGGCTTATCCTTATGACCAATGACGGCGACATCGTCAATGAAATCCTGCGCGCCGAGCACGAACACGAAAAGGAATACATCGTGACGGTCGATAAGCCAGTTACCGATGAATTCTTGGAGAAGATGGAGAGCGGCGTCGAGATCCTCGATACGGTGACGCTTCCGGCCAAGGCTGAACGGATCGCCAAGCACGTGTTCAAGCTGACCTTGCAGCAAGGGCTCAACCGGCAGATCCGCCGCATGTGTTCAGCGCTCGGCTATGAAGTGAAGCGCCTGCAGCGCATCCGCATCATGAACATCCGCCTCGGCAATTTAAAGGCCGGCGAGTGGCGCGACCTGACAGAAGAAGAAAAACAGGAACTGTTCCGGCAGCTCGATTACCAACCGAAACGCTAA
- a CDS encoding MurR/RpiR family transcriptional regulator — translation MNMQDLLRSVSTSYKDFSSGQKKIADLFFREPIFIAFSPALEVGKRVQVSESTVIRWTQKLGYRGYTEFQHTLQRKLAEERLDNAQQEQPAAADQSFLENLLDADITSILKLKQTINEENLLQVVDCISKSGQRYVTGNFFDFGLAEWFGGWLGSALGNTEMMQPGTAAYYGQMAELSPHDTVIAFAFPRYTRTLMATLDQAKRKGAEVIVFTDREDSPAAKSADLVLTVSVNANLNIDSYTAVHALLTSVMRFVYVKEHAKVKAKLAQLEAVYSDQDIFI, via the coding sequence ATGAATATGCAGGATTTACTGCGAAGTGTATCAACTTCTTATAAAGATTTCAGTTCCGGGCAAAAAAAGATAGCAGACCTTTTTTTCCGCGAACCGATATTTATTGCTTTTTCGCCCGCATTGGAAGTGGGCAAGCGTGTGCAGGTCAGCGAGTCGACCGTCATTCGGTGGACGCAGAAACTCGGTTATAGGGGTTATACAGAGTTTCAGCACACGCTCCAGCGCAAGCTGGCCGAAGAGCGGCTGGATAATGCACAGCAGGAACAGCCTGCCGCTGCCGACCAGTCGTTCCTTGAAAACCTGCTCGATGCGGACATCACCAGCATCCTGAAGCTCAAGCAAACGATCAATGAAGAAAATTTATTGCAAGTGGTCGACTGCATCAGCAAGTCTGGGCAGCGTTACGTCACAGGCAATTTCTTCGACTTCGGCTTAGCTGAATGGTTTGGGGGGTGGCTTGGCAGCGCGCTCGGCAATACCGAGATGATGCAGCCCGGTACCGCCGCCTATTATGGGCAGATGGCGGAACTCAGCCCCCATGATACCGTTATCGCATTCGCATTCCCGCGCTATACGCGCACTTTGATGGCTACTTTGGACCAAGCGAAGCGCAAAGGGGCAGAAGTGATTGTCTTTACCGACAGGGAAGATTCACCGGCTGCAAAGAGCGCAGACCTTGTGCTCACGGTATCCGTCAATGCGAACTTGAACATCGATTCCTATACGGCGGTCCATGCATTACTGACGTCGGTCATGCGCTTTGTCTACGTGAAAGAACATGCGAAAGTAAAAGCGAAGCTGGCACAGCTCGAAGCGGTTTATAGCGACCAGGACATCTTCATATAA
- a CDS encoding amino acid ABC transporter ATP-binding protein, which produces MIIGENIHKSFGDLEVLKGVDLHVKPQEVVVLVGVSGSGKSTLLRCFNFLEMINEGSITIDGKKVDPKKDNLTKIRAEVGMVFQHFNLFPHKTVLENVIEAPITVKKMNKEKAKKLGLELLEKVGLSDKADVYPSKLSGGQKQRVAIARSLAMEPKVMLFDEPTSALDPELVGEVLQVMKQLAEEGMTMVVVTHEMKFAKEVADRIIMIDQGKIIESADPKTFFENPQHERTRQFIQLVE; this is translated from the coding sequence ATGATTATTGGAGAGAATATACACAAATCCTTTGGTGATCTCGAGGTGTTGAAGGGCGTGGACCTCCACGTCAAACCCCAAGAGGTGGTTGTTCTGGTCGGGGTCAGCGGATCCGGCAAAAGTACGCTGCTCAGGTGCTTTAACTTCCTGGAGATGATTAATGAAGGATCCATCACGATCGACGGCAAGAAAGTCGATCCGAAAAAAGACAATTTAACGAAGATCCGCGCCGAAGTCGGCATGGTGTTCCAGCATTTCAATCTTTTCCCGCATAAGACGGTGCTCGAGAATGTCATCGAAGCGCCGATCACGGTCAAGAAAATGAATAAAGAAAAAGCGAAAAAGCTCGGCCTGGAACTATTGGAGAAAGTCGGCTTGAGCGATAAGGCGGATGTCTACCCGAGCAAATTATCGGGCGGGCAGAAGCAGCGTGTCGCCATCGCCCGATCGCTTGCGATGGAACCGAAAGTGATGCTCTTCGATGAGCCGACCTCAGCGCTCGATCCGGAGCTTGTCGGGGAAGTGCTTCAGGTCATGAAGCAGCTCGCTGAAGAAGGCATGACGATGGTCGTCGTGACACACGAGATGAAATTCGCCAAAGAAGTGGCGGACCGCATCATCATGATCGACCAAGGAAAGATCATCGAGTCGGCGGACCCGAAGACATTCTTCGAAAATCCGCAGCATGAGCGGACGCGCCAATTCATTCAATTGGTGGAATAA
- a CDS encoding SurA N-terminal domain-containing protein, with amino-acid sequence MIKKWFLGLSLGTSLIVLSACGGADESIENENTQPETEQQAPSGGENAAQPEMPEPDLEGVPEVVAEVNGEEVSKEEFETAYTGQFQQAAMQAQMSGQEIDQDQLKNQLAESMVGQKLLVQEAENQELTASNEEVDETLEQLAQQNGLESKDEFLTALSEQGMAEDEVMSQVETQVKVDQLIAEAAGDTKPSNEELKAAYEQVKAQQEQMGSEEELPAFDELKPELEEQVKMQKENEATQTLVAELREKGDVTINL; translated from the coding sequence ATGATCAAAAAATGGTTTTTAGGCTTATCCCTTGGCACCTCACTCATCGTCTTATCAGCATGCGGCGGTGCCGATGAATCCATAGAAAATGAAAACACGCAACCTGAAACTGAACAACAAGCCCCTAGCGGCGGGGAAAACGCCGCACAGCCGGAAATGCCCGAGCCTGACTTAGAAGGCGTTCCCGAGGTCGTAGCAGAAGTGAATGGCGAGGAAGTGAGCAAAGAGGAGTTTGAAACAGCCTATACAGGGCAATTCCAGCAAGCGGCCATGCAAGCACAAATGTCCGGCCAGGAAATCGACCAGGACCAATTGAAAAATCAGTTGGCGGAAAGCATGGTCGGCCAGAAATTGCTCGTTCAGGAAGCTGAAAATCAGGAATTGACTGCGTCCAATGAAGAAGTGGACGAGACTTTGGAGCAATTGGCACAGCAAAACGGGCTCGAGTCGAAAGATGAATTCCTGACAGCCTTGAGCGAACAGGGCATGGCGGAAGATGAAGTCATGTCCCAGGTGGAGACACAAGTGAAAGTCGACCAGCTGATTGCAGAAGCTGCAGGGGATACCAAACCCAGCAACGAAGAATTGAAAGCTGCTTATGAACAGGTTAAAGCCCAGCAGGAACAAATGGGCAGTGAAGAAGAATTGCCTGCTTTTGACGAGCTGAAGCCGGAGCTTGAGGAACAAGTCAAAATGCAAAAAGAAAACGAAGCCACTCAAACACTCGTCGCGGAGCTCCGTGAAAAAGGAGACGTCACGATCAACCTTTAA
- a CDS encoding Fic/DOC family protein translates to MSKYQHTSMYCYPGTDVLVNAFDIRDEDKLKELETVYALYRLSELQLQKPKDPTDLNVLLDIHRCLLQDVYPFAGKLREEMTSKGSSTFAHPKHLAGQLKQLFDELAEEAYLKGLTKEVFIQRLAYYLAELNALHPFREGNGRTIREFARQLALNAGYRLDWAKIGEPAHIINAFVDSFNKDNERLETLLGEIIS, encoded by the coding sequence ATGTCTAAATACCAGCACACGTCGATGTACTGCTACCCTGGAACCGATGTGCTGGTGAATGCGTTCGATATCCGCGACGAAGACAAACTGAAGGAATTGGAAACGGTCTATGCCCTATATCGCTTGTCGGAACTGCAACTGCAAAAGCCTAAAGATCCAACCGATCTCAACGTGCTGCTCGATATCCACCGCTGCTTGCTGCAGGACGTCTACCCTTTTGCAGGGAAGCTTCGCGAGGAAATGACGTCAAAAGGAAGTTCTACATTCGCCCATCCGAAACATTTGGCAGGCCAGTTAAAGCAGCTTTTCGATGAATTGGCTGAAGAAGCTTATCTGAAAGGCTTAACGAAAGAGGTTTTTATCCAGCGTCTCGCATATTATCTGGCGGAACTGAATGCGCTCCATCCTTTCCGTGAAGGCAATGGCAGGACGATCCGTGAATTTGCCCGCCAGCTTGCGTTGAATGCCGGCTATCGGCTGGATTGGGCGAAGATCGGAGAACCCGCTCATATCATTAACGCATTTGTGGATTCTTTTAATAAAGACAATGAGCGGCTGGAAACGCTACTAGGAGAAATCATCAGCTGA
- a CDS encoding transporter substrate-binding domain-containing protein — translation MNKKFTTAGVILTAGMLLAACGSDDSTTGSEGSSEGAGSDLNLVEEGKFTTASSGLYKPFNYEEGGDLTGFDIEIGNAIAEEMGLEPNPVTTPWETIIQGLTSNRFDAILGSMAITEEREEQVAFSDPYYYSGGVIFVREGNTEIQSEADLEGATIGVVGQSTYDTAAQKYTDDIQYYNSDVVALQDLTVEGRLDAVITADVVGFEAQNAGLEIEMVGDPLWIEQAAVAVRPEDEELLAAINEALAAIIEDGTYTEISEKWFGRDLLDVDLEGIEILN, via the coding sequence ATGAATAAAAAATTTACAACGGCAGGCGTAATTTTAACGGCAGGCATGCTTTTGGCAGCCTGTGGATCGGATGACTCAACCACCGGCTCGGAAGGATCAAGCGAAGGGGCAGGCAGCGATTTGAACCTTGTGGAAGAAGGCAAATTCACGACTGCATCAAGCGGTTTGTACAAGCCGTTCAACTACGAGGAAGGCGGCGATTTGACCGGCTTCGATATCGAGATCGGCAACGCCATTGCAGAAGAGATGGGCCTTGAGCCGAATCCGGTGACGACGCCTTGGGAGACGATCATCCAAGGGTTGACTTCCAACCGTTTTGACGCCATCCTCGGCTCGATGGCGATTACGGAAGAACGTGAAGAACAAGTCGCTTTCTCGGATCCATATTACTACTCGGGCGGCGTGATCTTTGTCCGTGAAGGCAATACGGAAATCCAGTCGGAAGCAGACCTTGAAGGCGCCACAATCGGCGTTGTCGGGCAAAGTACGTACGATACAGCGGCCCAGAAATATACCGATGATATCCAATACTACAATAGCGATGTCGTCGCTTTGCAGGATTTGACGGTTGAAGGGCGCTTGGATGCCGTCATCACGGCAGACGTCGTCGGATTTGAGGCGCAGAATGCCGGGCTTGAAATCGAGATGGTCGGCGACCCGCTGTGGATCGAGCAAGCAGCTGTAGCCGTGCGCCCGGAAGATGAAGAATTGCTCGCGGCGATCAATGAAGCGTTGGCGGCCATCATCGAAGATGGAACATACACAGAGATTTCGGAAAAATGGTTCGGGCGCGACCTCCTCGATGTCGATCTTGAAGGCATCGAAATTCTCAATTAA
- a CDS encoding CBS domain-containing protein, whose translation MKVAEIMTTDVEACPPDVKIQDIAAKMREINVGSIPICEEGKIIGIVTDRDIVLRGIAEELEMDAPVSEIFSETLITGTEEMPVEEAASLMARHQIRRLPIVRQEQLVGIVSLGDIAVRGKTPQEAEAALEKVSEPAKPRR comes from the coding sequence ATGAAGGTAGCGGAAATAATGACAACGGATGTAGAAGCGTGCCCGCCCGATGTGAAGATACAGGATATCGCCGCCAAGATGCGCGAAATAAATGTCGGGTCGATTCCGATTTGTGAGGAAGGGAAGATTATCGGCATCGTTACGGACCGGGATATCGTCCTGAGGGGCATTGCGGAAGAACTGGAAATGGATGCGCCCGTTTCGGAAATCTTTTCGGAAACATTGATCACCGGAACCGAAGAAATGCCGGTCGAAGAGGCGGCTTCGTTGATGGCAAGGCACCAAATAAGGCGTTTGCCGATTGTGCGCCAAGAACAGCTGGTCGGCATTGTCTCGCTGGGCGATATTGCGGTAAGGGGCAAGACGCCGCAGGAAGCGGAAGCAGCGCTTGAAAAAGTTTCAGAACCAGCGAAGCCGCGGCGATGA